The following is a genomic window from Corvus moneduloides isolate bCorMon1 chromosome 7, bCorMon1.pri, whole genome shotgun sequence.
CTGAAAAAATGTAAGATGTGAACATTTGTTTAAGTTCAGATTTAACAccaaatttattatttaaggTTTAGATCATTTCCAACtatctaatttttatttattttagcaaactttcccttttttctccacaaTAAGTCATACAGATGGCCTTTGGAATCTTGTGTGACTTAGATCCATTATACCTAGTGTTGTGCAACTGCAGTGTTAACTGAAAGATAGTTACTACAGTTAATTCgtatttatatttctgtgtttggagATATAATGTAGTTTAGAGCATTAGTGGAATAAATCCTGAGGGGAGACATTCAGTTTCCATTATTACAGGGACATAACTACTTTTGCTTTCAGAGTTGTTTAAACAAGTAGATTCATGGTTaagtttccttttcccttccttatCAGATCAATAAGAAAGAATGTCAGCTCAGCCTAAAAACTTCAGTTCTGGttgaaaattttagaaaatacgTGTGAGTAATTGCAGTCAATTAATCTTGGGAAGAGTCTGGTGTAAAGATATGCCCTCTGTGCCCTGAAATTGTACACTATGGATCATGTAGTAATCCTGCATGTGAACACCGGACTCTTAATATTGAAAGATCCCATTTTCTGTACTTAAAACTGTTTTGAGGATTGGTTCTGCCCTGCTACAATTTTGCAGTTACTCGAATTACTCCTATTTTGTGCTGTGGAGAGAGCTTGCAATTTGCTGGCATTTCTCTGCACGTGGCACCAAAACTATTTTGTTTTATGTAattctgtttaatttaatttctgaaatgcatCCAGTAAATTGTTCAGATTAAAAGGTTTAATTTGAATGGTTCGATATGTCTCTGTCTAGATAGAATATGTGGTTTTAcactttggtttgttttgttataGAATGCCTAATGCCATCTGTTCATTTCAAATGGATCCAGACTTGCAGGGTAaggatttttcttattttttcctaacttttctcaaaaggcatttctgtgtctttttgaACAGAAACTATTGAATTGTAATGAAATCATGCCACCTTGAGAATCTCTGTGCTGTAGCACGTAAATGACAAATTACACAGCTGTGATGTCCTACCTTTATTGTTGGATCTGTCCTGGCACCTTCCTTGCCATTATCACATGTTCCCTAATTTGTAATATAtgctaaatttttttcccatattctGGAATAGGCATGAAGGATGGTCATACGCTCCCTTTTTGAATGCAAAATCTCAGTGTATACCTCATCTGCCACAGAGCAAACAACTCAAAATGCAGAATAGCAGGTAACCAGCTGAAGATGTCAGGAATCAGCACACTCTTCTATGTGTGTAGGAGCTCCTTTGTCAGCTTGTTAACAAAGGGCATTTATGCTTCTTGAGGTGAAATTTGACCTACAGCAGAATGATTACATGCTGGTTTTCTGTCCAGAGGGGAAGCTCCCTTCCCCTTCATGAGAAATGAAAGACTTCGATGTCCCTAAATAGCATCTCATCAATAATAATTctaaaatgctttgtattttagttgggattttttttctttgctattttacTTGTGTGCCCTCACAAGTTAATTCTGGAACTGTGCTTGACAGGCACAGAATGCCTTACTTTGAGACCACATTTTGTCTGTAAGGGTGGACTTGAATTGAGTAGCAGATGGCTACTGAAACAGATTCCTTTCACTTAGAAAATCATCCTGTGCATGGAAGGTGTTTGAGTTGGATCATGTGTATATTTGTAgcatttgtatttgaaaataagcATTTGGAACTTAATCCATAGCCTACTGAAAACTGTGGGGGAGTTGTTCTGTTGCTTTCAAAAGGGCTTTGGATCAGTTTATTGAGGAAAGAGAACTGATGATGCGTGGAAGTCAAAACTCATTTTTCACGTTGTATGACATGCTACTCTACATCTCCAAATAATATCACAAAACATAGTATGACAAGAGCAGGACTAAACAGATGGTATAGCAGTTACTGGCATCTTTCTATAGCTTAGATAGCATCTGGGAACCAACAGAGCCCATAATTTGCTGGCTATTAATATTAATCTGGTGTATGTGTTGGAAACCATTGCACACAGATTGGCTCGTTTCCAGACCAAACAGGTAAAGTATTTTGTAAGTTATTTCTACTCGTTTATACATATTTGTTGCTTATCTTTAACCTTAATCTACTGTGTGTAACTCGTCTCTGAAGTACAGGGAGAAAGAGTCTCTGAGGACAGGAGGATAACTGATAAATCCCTTTCTAGTTTCTGAAGTTTAGTGAACAAGCCTTTATTTTTTGGTCTTGAAGTTCTAGGTATGTGTGTAAAGTATCAGGTATAGGTCATGGTCAGCATCTCTTACTTTCCACTCAGAAAAACATCCTTTAGTGACgtgaaagaaataaactgaACTCATATAAGGATATAAGGATGTGGGATTTAGTCAAGCAGATTGAGTGAGTTTGCTAAACAGAGATGTCAACAGTCATTTGCTCTGGTAAATGGCTTGTCTTCTTCTGCAAGTGTCCCCACATGTTGATCTTGACAGATTTGTTTAGTGCTTGAAACAATATGCATCCAAAACAATAACCCTGCTGTGCAGACTGACAAACTGTTCCTTGTAGAAGAGCATCTCTGATCAAAAAACCTGTTTGCCTGAAGAAGTACTATTTCTTTATGATCTTGGCTAAAAGTATGTGCAGTGCGTAACCTCATAACCCTTGTTCTGCTCCATGAATAAACTTGATTCCCAAAGAAGGGTCGTGTCACTGTTTAAAAGAGGACTGTTCCCCCACAcagttatttgaaaaaaaagaaaatgctttctttttcttctctttttttttcccccaaattttcCTTCAGAGTTTTGATCAACTCCAAACTCCAAATTTGGTTGGTTTGATTTTTAGTTAGTTTTGAATGAACCACTCTATTgaatgtgtgtttgttttctttcacagagaCCTTCAATGATGTTCAGAGCTCCGTATACAGAACAGCCCTAAAACTACGCTCAGTACAAAGTCTTTGCCAGTGTTAGTAGCCAAAGAGAACCCTGTCCTTTTACAAGGAGGAGAATCTGCATAAAATTTGTGTTGCTGTCACCATGAGTTATTATGCTACTTTGCTCTCTCATTTTCCACCTTAGAATTTCAGAATGCACTATGAACACGTAAGATCTAGATAGTGCTTCATAcacaaattgctttttttcccttttgaatgTCGATGGAAATACATTAGTGAAATTCTAAAATTATGGGagaatcaaattattttcacaatCTGAAACACTGCTATGTACACATCACTGACAATTATTAATCTTTATCTGTATATTATTATGCTCATGAATAGTCAAATTCTAATGTGTTTCTTAGGAGCTGATTTATTGGAAATAATAATAGCTTATTGAAAATGCATTGACTGGACTATAGGAATTAAtgagagcaaaataaaatacGATAGACCAGAAAACTCCTGGTTAGTATTCATTCTCCCTCCTGTCTTTGAAGTGAGTGAGAATTCACCGCAGGCAAAGAGTTGTGCAACAAAGTCCTGGTCACCTAGCTCACTTTGAAATTACTGGATGTAAATTCCATATTGAGCTAAATTTCATTGAAATCTtgaattttccatttgaaacaGTCTGTTGCTGAAAATGCCCAATATTGCAAGTGAGGTCTTCAGGGTAGCACAGAGAAGGTAACTAGTTTGTTGGCCTTggacatatttttttcatttggggATGCTCTTCTATGAATATATTTATCATGGTCTCAGGCCTGATATGGTTGATCTGCCTGATGCTCTGTGTCATTGTGGAAGTACCAATGCAGACAGgtactggttttctttttatgttgtGTACTGTTTTAGGCTTCATTTTACAGACTTGGTTTATCTAGGTATTTCTAATAAATTGTCATGCTTCCATTCATGAAAAGACAGGGATCctcattcattttttcctcaattttccCACAGTGGATTTGATTGATGTTTCTATGATTCAGCACATCCTGTCAAGTGAACAAAGCCAGATTTCTCTGAACATGCAGCAAATCTCTAGAATGCTGATGAAACTGTTCCAAAGAGCAAGATTAGAAAAACCAGGCCAGGTAGATCGAAGAGCTGCTGAATTCACATTGAGCCTGTTGGTTGCCATGTATGACAGGTGAGAAGAAGAATAAGTGCAGATCCATTGTGAAGTAccatagagtcacagaatggttttttggatgggaccttaaagatcatttagctGCCACCCCAAGTACTGCTAGACTGAGTCTGTTTCTACCACTCTTACACCATTTCTGTGTGAAACTCTCCCATTTtgattggttttgctttgtagAAAAACTGGGACTAGTTCAGCTGTAGGAATATGAGGCACAAAGCTGCATCAAAAAACCGGTGGTCAAATGTTTCCAAAACTGTCTGGAAATCGAGACTTCTCCCAGTCCttgctgactttttttctgaatagcTTTACAGAGTAGCTCTTCTTCTGACTTCCAAGACATTTTGATACACTCCTGAAAAAGAATCCATATTTGCCTCTGGAGAACAGTACCCATGCACAGTTCAAGAATTTGCCAGTCacttttcattattaatttttctctagCTTAAAAAGTTCATCTACCAATTATGAAACAAAATTGATGTTTCATAACCAAGCTGAGCAGCTTAGTGAATAGCAAAtagtttctgaaaataataagGAAACAGCTCACAGAATGTGTTTTTCTTATGTGTTGTTTGTGAATAATGAGTTAATTCACTAAAGGCAGGATTTGTTTGTGATTGTAtcaaatttaaaagagaaagaccAAGTTCATTGTGCAAGTTATTTACCACAGGTGAAATTTATTCCCTTCTACATCAGAGCaaagttttttactgaaagtaAATGAGATGTAAGTGGTCTGCAGGACTTTCCCTTGAATCAATACTCATTACTAATATAATCGCTACTGCTTAAGGTCCCATTTTATCAAATTTTTTTGTACTTAGAAAAATCAATTAATGCTAAGAATAAATGGTGTATTAAGAAACAAAGCTAGAAATAGCAAGAGTATTTTGTAATTTGTGTGCACTGTagggaaatattttagaagagtCTTCTTATCAGGACTCttgtcattttgttttgctgcaatttcttttttaaaagaaatttcacaAGTTTCTTGACATGTATATAAGATAGAAAAAGCTTCTTATAATTTTCATGTCATGTCTTCTCTATAGAGGGCTATTCTCCACTAATAACACTGGAACGTATTTCATAGGAGGAGCACTTAGGAATTTTCCATGTTTGTGTGGTAGTTTACTTTATAAGCTTACGTGAACATCTTAAGGGAGTTTGAATGTATACTTTAGCTTTAGTCTTGGagttttttctttgaaatttctAGAAAAGCAACAATTTCCCATGCAGCTCATACTTTAGAGATTATATTGCAGCTTTACACAGTGTGGGTTTATCTAAAGACTCTTGAAGACAGTTGAAGCTTTGAAAAAGTAATATCTTAAATATAGATTTCCAGGATTTCCTGATTTTTGGTTTCCGATTCATGTCTGCATTgtctttacaaaaaaataattgtgttttttGTTAGGTGCCTATGTCACAAAATTGGAGTCTAAATTAATCTCCATTATTTATTATCTAACAGTCAAAACTAAAGTCCTGCTCCTGCATATATCCTTTTGATTAAATTGAGTTTCAGTGAAATTAAATGTAATCAGCCCAAGAGAAGCTCGATGCAGATCTGGGGCCATAGTGGAGCTTCCTGATGATATATGCAAAACTCAGATTGCATCCTTTATTCGCTACTGTGTTTGGGAAGGCTTTCCACaaaaaagagcagaatttttttaGGACATACATTGTACatgtaaaattacattttacttGGAATAAGAAGTCTTTGAAGGagatggttttttgttttatgattGCATGGTATCTTGGAACAGTTAACTCTGCAGTTATGTTCAGTGACAAAGGGTTTTAGACTAAATATCATTGAAATGTTACGTCAgttatatttatacatataaaaGGGTACCTATTTTGAAGTTTTCTTCCTACATAGAAATATTCTATTCTTTAGATGTTTCAGTTTTTATATTCTCAGTGAATGTAGTATAacttatttcattttcctaGATCTGGAACAGGGTATGTCAAAACTagatctgctgcagctgccttaATTTCCCTTTCAGGAGACACTCTACTGGCTAAATACAGAGGTGGGAAATGTATGATTTTATACACTGCCTGAAATATTGAACATTGAGGAAAATTtctattgtaatttttttacctTAAAAGGAAGTACAGCTCTACCATgcaaaaagtaaattattttgacTGCTTAGTTGTAGAGAAAGGCTGTAGGAGAATAATGCTTTTCAATCAATGTCTGTAGCTGTCTTTGCAATAAAGAGCCTCCAAAGAGGTCATAATAAAGCTTAAGATAAGGAGAGCTTCTATTTGCCTagcagaaaagaacagaaacccCATAGTTTTAAAATAGCAATTCACGATTTAAATAGAGCACTTCTTGTATAAACATACTTAAATAGTTTTCTTAATGTTGTGAGAATGAGTTCAttgctttcttccttgctttccttctctttccctcacCCTAGGGAGAAGTATGGTCACAGCAGTTGCTGAGAGCCTGTTAGGTACATAATAAAGTGTAGTATTTGGTAGACTGCAATTACCATAGCAGTTTGAAGATAGCTTGAAGACAATTCAGGCTCTGCTAGGATTCcagcttttttcttgttttcagctttcttcCAGTTTTATGCTGTCCCTGATGGGAAGGCGACCTTGATTACCCGCAGTGCCCTGAGAAGCCTGCTAACAGACTTAAATCAGGTAATGTCGCTGCAGTGCTGTTACACAACGGATTTTGAAGGAGTGTACTAAcctaggagaaaaaaacctcatgatTGATGACTGAAGTTAATAGGACACTGTGGACATAGGGAGCTACCATGCAGAGTAGTAAAAGAATCAAATTCTGTCCCTTTTCTCAAAATAACCAGTTGCGTTAGTGAATGCCTCTGTGCATTCACGTTGCCTGAGCTTACAGGTCCTGGAAACAGCTGGATACAACTGTTCCTAAAGCAACCCCAAACTTCAGATGTCTGTACTCACTAGAATAACTTGCAGTTGCAGCAAGTTGCCTTAGCATACAGGTATTTCCAGCTGAACTGGTGCTGAAAATGGAGTCTGAAAACGACCTCTGAGATTCAAACTCAGTGTCCTTCACTATTATAGTGTGGAAACATAGTATGTTGATCTGTTACAGTAAGTGAgttggaaagaaataattctgacACACCCTGAACTATGAAACAGCACACTGATGGTATGAATATGAATGGCTTTTCTTCAGAACAGTGTGTAAAATGGCATTGCTATAGATACTTCATCATCTGTGTGCTGTCACCATCGTAGCAGAGCATGATGGGAACATCTGTTTTTTATTGAGGTGTTTCTGAGCCTTTCTTTTTGATGTAGATCCCAGCCATTGTGGGAGAAGGCTGCACTCGGTCTTGTGTGGAAATTGCGATTCATGACTGTTTCCATGGGGTGAGTGAAATTCTGATGTCCTGGGAGATTATTCTGAATGTTGCTGATTGATTAAAAACTTCAAGTGTATCACCACATAATATCCCCGAGTATCTGCTTTAAAGGAGCAGGGCTGATCATCAGTCTCACAGTATGGAACGATTTGTATCTGTAGAAAAGATGCTCAGTAAGATACTACTGAGGACTCTTGCATTTATTCCAAAACCTTTGGAACCCAGTAACATTTTACATGAATGGAAAATCTATGCTAGCAAAATCCAGTATCAGAGCTTTTATTAGGGTCTGTAGATGAGACACCAGTTTTTTTCAAGTGAATGTATGAACCTGAGACATGTATTTTTTCTAGGTTCTGAATGCAGCTATTGTTGAAGAAAAATTCCTGTCCTGGCTTAGATCGGAGCCTGCTGTTCTCCTGTGGCTCCCTACATGTTACAGATTATCAGCCACAGAAATGGTTTCTCACCAAGCTAGATGCAGAGTCTGCAAGATTTTTCCCATTACAGGCATCAGGTGTGTCAGTGGTCTTTAGCATCCACATAATTAGTTCTTACCATTGTTTGCATACCTTATAGGTTGTAACTGATGCACTAAGCAAGAAACTTTGGACGTAATCTAATTTAaccaggaaaagagggaaagagagaatgCTGCAGTCTAGTGCTCAAGCCTTCATCCTACTTCTCTCTAGCTCACTAGCATAGGTGTGACTATGAAAACTTGCTGAAGGTAAACTGGCAGTCCAAAGGTAAAGCAAATTAAACCTCTGTATCTCAGTTCTTTTTCCTGTAACCAGTTGTATTAACTGGCTAGTTAAGTTTTCCATCTTAGCATCTTGGTCATCTAAGTAATGGAATAAAATGGCATAATGGTATAAAAAGAACCCTCTCCGTTACCTTCTGACCAGAAAGCTCAGGAAAGCATTTTACTGTTACTGTATTTTCACTAACAGTAAGCTTGCAGGTTTAGTTTCTtgcatttttagttttttgCTTACAAATCCTATGTCAGTATTACAGTTCCATGAGAGCAGGAGCAAATAGAGGTAAGCTGGTGCATAAGAAGCATATGAAGTTTTAACTGCATTCTCAAAAATTGGAAATGGTGCTAGAACAATGGTTTCTTCCATGGACTGCATTTCAATGCAGCAAATAAATAATATCAAAACCATTGGTAGGTTCAGAGAATAGTCCACAATCATTTGGACAAAATAACCTGAGTTCCGAGAATGCTGAGGAAAGTCATTACTCTAACaaagatgtttcttttccagagcCCAGGGATCTGGACTTCCAGTAATCAAGGTTACTTACACCAAGTTCTTACTTGCGGGGAAGTAAATAAAgccttttgttttcccccaCAGGTATCGCTGTTTAAAGTGCCTCAATTTTGATCTTTGCCAAGCCTGCTTTTTCACTGGCCGTCTCTGCAAACCCCATAAGACATCACATCCTGTTGTGGAACACTGTGTACAGGTAGAGTCTCATTGTACTGATTCATTTCTGTGTTGAGGTTCTTCACATAGACAAGTAAGCAGTAGATTCTTGAACTACATTCACTATAATTATGTGTGTATTAGCCATAATGGCCATGACATATTAGCATTAGTAGTCTGGGAACAgtgagacaggaaaagaaataaagcaggcTTCTAACTTTAGAATGAGtggttttttctgaaataactgaataGAGCTATGAAGTATCCCAGTGCAAGTCTTCTTCTTAAGGAGTTTTATGGCAAATGGGTGTGTATTTTACTGTATTCTGTGAGATATGGCAAGTTTTCTGTTAGCAGATAATCCTTAAGCCTGTGAAAAGTCCCCTTAGTGTCCCAATGCGCCTTCATCCCAATCCCAATGCAGACTCATTGAGAAATTAATTCATCCTAAAGTTGTACAAACTCCTGCatgaaatgtctttctttttctctcttttctgaatGTCTTCAGTTTTTCCACTTTATTGTAAGCTTTTCTGACTCATTTGTCTCTGTCAGTTAGGGATACAGGACAAAGAGGTAGCATGTGCCCAACTAAGATCACATACTTAGACTCCATTACAGGGGCAACTTGTGTTATCATCACACTAGTGGCAAAGTACAACACTGGGAATTTGTGTTTGGAAGATCAGCTTCTCCTTTGAGCAGGAGATTCCAGATCTTGTACACAGCAGCAGATGGGGTTTTTGTGGCTCTGTATAACGGTATCCTTCTGTTCCAGTAAGTGAGCTGAACAGCACTTAAGGAAGGTCCACTAAGCTGTACTTCCTGGTCTCCTTCTCAATCCTCTGCAGTTAATGTGAAAGATACCTGGGTAGTCAGTGTCTACACTAAAATTAAAGACTGTTAGACTGCTCCTGTAGTCACCCTTTGTCTGGGGTAGCATTAAACTGTTGTTACTTCATTGctctctttctgaaaacaaaaccctaTTGCTAACGCTGTGAGAAATTATATCTGGATGCTCAGtatctgcattaaaaataatagttcAGTCCCCCAAATATTGTTCTTCATATTCCATCTGTGAGAAAGTAGCAGAATCAGATGTTAACTAATCTCCTCATGTAGAGATTTCTAAGTAGagacattaaaattaatgtgaatGGAGAGTGAATGGgagtgtgtgtttgtgggagCGCCCGAAGGAAGGGCAAGAGAGATAAAGCAAGGCAGGAGATGTTACAGCCTGGATTGCAGCCATCTTGTTGCTGCAGTATTGCAATTGAATCACTGAACTTCGGCTTCCTTTGTGAAACCCTAGTCTAACACTAACCCTGTAAATATTACTTTATAAACCAAATATTGCAATACAGGCCAAAATCTAtaccaaaatttaaaagataagCTACTCACTATGACAGATAGGATTTTTATATCTGTTGTGTGGGACATAAAGTAATCAGCAGTAAGTTGCTATCCCCATACCTTCCACTCTTAGCAGATGCTGTCCTTGTCTGGGTAAGTTTTCACACTGCCTTTGTCAGGGATTGAGCTGCTGAGTGGGGGTTTGAGATATCTGCACTGTTTTTCCTTACCGTGCTGACACCTTGTGGTAATGTTACTACCACGTTGAGAAGCCCTAGGAGGGATGtggtgtgttttctttgtgttttcctgctcaGTCTGTCAGGGCTCACCCCGTGTTCTGCAGCAGTCACCTCCTGGACCAGAATTGTTTTATGTCATCCAATAATACAGCTACTGAGTTTAGTTGTTGTACATGAGCCTGACACTCCTGTGATAAATGGATGTGTATTTTACTATATTCTGTGAGAGGAGGATGTGAGCCATGGAAGACTATATCTACTAATGCTTTATACAAGTataaaagtatttcttccttAGATATTAGTCAGCAGAATTATTGTTGTGACTGTGAGCTTAATCATTGTAACTACCAAAATCCTGTGTCAGGCATTTCCAGGCTGCCTGACTTTTGTCCAGGCAGTGTTTTTCCTAAAGGAATTGGATCTGCCCTTGCCTGTGGTCCTGCATCACCACCCGCCTCAGCTCCTCTTCCAGGGCTCAGATAGCAGCCATGAGCCTCGTCAGATGGTGAAAAGGTGGACCTTTGCTTTCTGCCTTTGCCTTGGACTGTGTCTGCTTCTGGGCAGTACCTGTTTGaaaattccctttcttctttattaTCCCTCATTCCAACAGATGTCAGCAAAGGCGAATGCAAAGCACTTTCTCCGCACCATCAGGAACAACCTGTTTCAAGAGCGCTGCAGaagaaaggaggctcagagaaGGACAACTCTGGAATCAGTGGAGGAGAGGCACTTCCTTTCTCACAAAAAGACTTTGTGAGTTTCAGTTTCAGATGAATTTATAATCTCTGAATGTCAGGCTGTGGAATATTGCTTGTTTGTGTCCTTTGAGTAAGGGGTTTTGTTATGACAGATACCATtggtttttcattatttttcccctattaaaaggggaaaaaataactgagAAGTTGCTGCACATTGTTCTGTAGCTTAACCATGCTGACAACCTAATGATCAGTTGTCTTGTAAAATACAACCTGCTTGTGTCTTACTTCCCTACTTCCTTATGT
Proteins encoded in this region:
- the DYTN gene encoding dystrotelin isoform X1: MPNAICSFQMDPDLQETFNDVQSSVYRTALKLRSVQSLCQLDLIDVSMIQHILSSEQSQISLNMQQISRMLMKLFQRARLEKPGQVDRRAAEFTLSLLVAMYDRSGTGYVKTRSAAAALISLSGDTLLAKYRAFFQFYAVPDGKATLITRSALRSLLTDLNQIPAIVGEGCTRSCVEIAIHDCFHGVLNAAIVEEKFLSWLRSEPAVLLWLPTCYRLSATEMVSHQARCRVCKIFPITGIRYRCLKCLNFDLCQACFFTGRLCKPHKTSHPVVEHCVQMSAKANAKHFLRTIRNNLFQERCRRKEAQRRTTLESVEERHFLSHKKTFPPVEFSASSLPGPENVSFPMDSSVPESPRFTPENRTVMQRSDNNNKTPEQGKTIAQAIVSFEADVLKMHESIKSIQSDSRYMKKQFKKWKDKMQFLHNCQEEKSCKIEAKLQRLRVSHENLQMMLQHMKEEVKTVLQSSENPFAQCHNTMPRNPHVLLERRMQGELNPAQIRPTSRTHAEWNSLNPPNPVNRMQLLQAPEVSTAVDFMFSDDPLESVSLRSDKHFMGQQKKAKEKQTYLPKLTEDSLSGVRNTVLIPTAMQILPDEKEVREEGELLMIKLKDTLSLQTRPAQQAALHQEFFSTAEHVCRSFSDLINQVISPACK
- the DYTN gene encoding dystrotelin isoform X2, coding for MPNAICSFQMDPDLQETFNDVQSSVYRTALKLRSVQSLCQLDLIDVSMIQHILSSEQSQISLNMQQISRMLMKLFQRARLEKPGQVDRRAAEFTLSLLVAMYDRSGTGYVKTRSAAAALISLSGDTLLAKYRAFFQFYAVPDGKATLITRSALRSLLTDLNQIPAIVGEGCTRSCVEIAIHDCFHGVLNAAIVEEKFLSWLRSEPAVLLWLPTCYRLSATEMVSHQARCRVCKIFPITGIRYRCLKCLNFDLCQACFFTGRLCKPHKTSHPVVEHCVQMSAKANAKHFLRTIRNNLFQERCRRKEAQRRTTLESVEERHFLSHKKTFASSLPGPENVSFPMDSSVPESPRFTPENRTVMQRSDNNNKTPEQGKTIAQAIVSFEADVLKMHESIKSIQSDSRYMKKQFKKWKDKMQFLHNCQEEKSCKIEAKLQRLRVSHENLQMMLQHMKEEVKTVLQSSENPFAQCHNTMPRNPHVLLERRMQGELNPAQIRPTSRTHAEWNSLNPPNPVNRMQLLQAPEVSTAVDFMFSDDPLESVSLRSDKHFMGQQKKAKEKQTYLPKLTEDSLSGVRNTVLIPTAMQILPDEKEVREEGELLMIKLKDTLSLQTRPAQQAALHQEFFSTAEHVCRSFSDLINQVISPACK